A genomic stretch from Nitrobacter winogradskyi Nb-255 includes:
- the fliI gene encoding flagellar protein export ATPase FliI: MKGLAGRIGEIERVNIYGRVVGVRGLMVEIAGPIHAMSVGARIVIETGVGRTIPAEVVGFNGDNAVVMPFASLDGVRRGCRALVANASDSVRPAAAWLGRVLNALGEPIDGKGPLPQGPTPVPYRNSPPSAHSRQRVGQPLDLKVRALNTFLTCCRGQRLGIFAGSGVGKSVLLSMLARNADADVSVIGLIGERGREVQEFLQDDLGDEGLARSVVVVATSDEPALMRRQAAYLTLAIAEFFRDEGRDVMCMMDSVTRFAMAQREIGLSTGEPPTTKGYTPTVFTELPRLLERAGPGADKGTITGIFTVLVDGDDHNEPVADAVRGILDGHIVMERAIAERGRYPAINILKSVSRTMPRSADPAFLPDITCARRMMATYSDMEELIRLGAYRAGSNAEVDEAIRLNPVLEDFLRQAKDEVTSIEDGYRRLQQIVNTLATES; this comes from the coding sequence ATGAAGGGCCTGGCCGGGCGGATTGGTGAGATCGAGCGCGTCAATATTTATGGCCGCGTGGTCGGCGTACGCGGACTGATGGTCGAGATAGCGGGGCCCATCCATGCGATGTCGGTGGGAGCGCGCATCGTGATCGAAACCGGGGTCGGTCGGACCATCCCGGCGGAAGTGGTCGGTTTCAACGGCGACAATGCTGTCGTCATGCCGTTCGCCAGCCTGGACGGGGTGCGGCGCGGCTGCCGCGCCCTGGTCGCCAATGCTTCCGACAGTGTACGGCCGGCAGCCGCATGGCTCGGGCGGGTTCTCAACGCCCTCGGAGAGCCGATCGACGGCAAGGGGCCGCTCCCGCAGGGCCCGACGCCCGTACCGTACCGCAATTCGCCACCGTCGGCGCATTCGCGCCAACGGGTCGGCCAGCCGCTCGATCTCAAGGTTCGCGCCCTGAACACGTTCCTGACCTGCTGCCGCGGTCAGCGGCTCGGTATTTTCGCGGGCTCCGGCGTCGGCAAATCGGTGCTGCTGTCGATGTTGGCGCGCAACGCCGATGCCGACGTTTCGGTGATCGGGCTGATCGGCGAACGCGGACGCGAAGTGCAGGAGTTCCTGCAGGACGATCTCGGCGACGAGGGGCTCGCCCGATCGGTCGTCGTGGTCGCAACCTCCGATGAGCCCGCCCTGATGCGGCGGCAGGCTGCCTATCTGACCCTGGCGATTGCGGAATTCTTTCGCGACGAGGGCAGGGACGTGATGTGCATGATGGACTCGGTGACGCGCTTTGCCATGGCGCAGCGCGAAATCGGACTGTCGACCGGCGAGCCGCCGACCACGAAGGGTTATACGCCAACCGTCTTCACCGAGTTGCCGAGGCTTTTGGAGCGCGCCGGGCCCGGAGCCGACAAGGGGACAATAACCGGTATCTTCACGGTGCTGGTCGATGGTGACGATCACAACGAGCCGGTCGCCGACGCGGTGCGCGGCATTCTCGACGGGCACATCGTGATGGAGCGCGCCATTGCCGAGCGGGGCCGCTATCCCGCGATCAATATTTTGAAGTCAGTGTCGCGCACGATGCCGAGATCGGCCGATCCGGCTTTCCTGCCGGACATTACCTGCGCGCGGCGGATGATGGCCACTTATTCCGACATGGAGGAATTGATCCGGCTCGGCGCCTATCGGGCCGGCTCCAACGCGGAGGTCGACGAGGCCATCAGGTTGAATCCGGTCCTGGAGGATTTCCTGCGTCAGGCGAAGGACGAAGTCACCAGCATCGAGGACGGTTATCGAAGATTGCAGCAAATCGTCAACACTTTAGCAACGGAAAGCTAA
- the fliJ gene encoding flagellar export protein FliJ, with product MKSRETLIRLKKFQVEEKRRRVAQIESMIADFQRMSVDLEREIEIEQERAGIDDPTHFAYPTYAKAAIQRRENLTRSADELRVQLEEAKMSLAEAFEDLKKVELLDERDQARERAEENAREQADLDSIGLMRSRMGAASIA from the coding sequence ATGAAGTCGCGTGAAACGCTGATCCGCCTGAAGAAATTCCAGGTCGAGGAGAAGCGTCGGAGGGTGGCTCAGATCGAAAGCATGATTGCTGATTTCCAGCGCATGTCGGTCGATCTGGAGCGTGAAATCGAAATCGAGCAGGAACGCGCCGGGATCGATGATCCCACGCATTTCGCATATCCGACCTATGCCAAGGCAGCGATCCAGCGCCGGGAAAATCTCACCCGCTCGGCGGACGAACTGCGCGTCCAGCTCGAGGAGGCCAAGATGTCGCTGGCGGAAGCGTTTGAGGATCTCAAGAAGGTCGAATTGCTCGATGAGCGCGACCAGGCGCGCGAACGTGCGGAAGAGAACGCCCGCGAGCAGGCCGATCTCGACAGTATCGGTTTGATGCGGTCGCGCATGGGGGCCGCCTCCATCGCCTGA